ATGTCAGCCAGGAACCCGCACGCCGGACTCAGAGCCGGGTAAGTGCGTCGATGTCTCTGGAGGGCATACGTCAAGCGGCACGCAGGGATAAGCGTGTCCGGTTCACGTCACTGATGCATCACCTGACCGAGGAACGACTGTACGAGAGCTTCTATGCCCTCAACAGGAATGCCGCGACAGGTATTGATCGGATGACGTGGGCAGAGTATGAGCGGGGGCTGTCCACTCGACTACCCGAACTGCACGATGAAATTCATGCTGGACGGTATCGGGCAACAGCTTCCCGGCGAGTTTACATTCCCAAAGCGGATGGTAGTCAACGACCGCTTGGGATCGCAGCTCTGGAAGATCGGCTGGTTCAGCATGCGGTAACTCAGCTGCTGAATGCAATTTACGAGCAGGACTTTCTGGGGTTCTCTTATGGATTCAGGCAAGGCAAGGGCCAGCACGACGCCTTGGATGCACTGACGGTTGGACTACAGACACGTGTTAATGGCCAAATAAAATGACCCACTAATGGCCAATAATTTTGACCCACCTCCCGGGTGGCCATGAGGCCACAAACCGTATAGCGTTCCGACCCCGCAATGGCAGGTAGGAAGGAGCGCACAGATGAAGGAGTGGGTTGTGATTCACAAGATAAAAGGGATGTACGATCAGGGTCACGGGATGTCGATACGGGCCATCAGCGCCGAGCTGGGGATCTCGCGCAACACGGTGCGTAAGTACCTGCAGATGGACGAGACGCAGATCAGTGACAAGCAAGCCTATCAGTCACGCAGCAAATCGCTCGATACCTACCGGGATTACCTGGCCATTGAACTGAAGCGTTATCCGAAGCTCACGGCAGTGAAGCTTGCCCGACGCCTGCGCGCGAAGGTTGGCGATTTGGCTGTATCAGATCGCAGCATCCGGCGTTATGTACAGGACCTGAAGCAACAGGTCGCCTGCGGGCAACTGCGCTATTACGAGCCGGTTTTACAGACGGTGCCTGGCGTGCAGTGCCAGGTGGACCCGGGTGAACTGCGCGAGGTGCTGATTGGCGGCCAGGCACGCACGGTGCACTTTGTAGTGTTTGTCCTGTCGTATTCACGGCTGCTGTATGTGGGGCTGGCGTTCAAGGCGCTCGATACAGCAGCCTTCATCGAACTGCATGACCAAGCGATGCGCTACTTTGGCGGGGTACCAGAGGAGTGCATCTATGATCAGACCAAGCTGGTGGTTATCGACGAGCGCTACCGCGAACTGACTGTCAACGCGCGTTTCTATGAATACGCCACCCATGCCCGGTTTCGTATCCATGCCTGCGAGGGCTATGACCCCGAGAGCAAGGGCAAGGTCGAGGCAGGCGTCAAGTACGTCAAGACGGACTGCCTATATGGCGAGGAGTTTGCCAGCGAGCAGGCGCTGCGCGAACACCTCGCCCAATGGTTGGAGGACGTAGCCAATGCCCGGCTGCATGGCACCACAGGACAGATTCCGCGTGAACTTTTTGAGAAGGAAGAGCGCAAGCATTTGCGCCCTTACAACCCATCATTTGACTTGACCACCCAGTCGGCTGTCTGGCAGCGCCGCCGGGCAGACAAGACGGGGCTGATCTCGTGGCAGTCCAACAAATATTCTGTCCCGCTGGCCTGGCAGCGGGCCTATGTGGGCGTGGTCGAGCAAGATGGTGGCCTAGTTATTACAGACCTGGAATCTGGTTCTGTGATCGCCACCCATACCCTATGCGTCGGGCGCGGACAAATCGCCAAGAACAATCACCATTACCGCGACCATGCACAACGCATCACTGACTTGGAGCAGGAGATTGCCACCCTGATTCCATCGCCGGATGCTCAGGCCCTGTGCGCGACCCTGAAGCATACATCGCCACGGATCTATAAAGACCAGTTGGTGGCTGTCTGCAAGATGCTTCGCGTATACGCGAAGACAGACGCCGGGCTGATTGCCGCACTAGCTCGTCGGCCAAGTATGACGGCCACACAGCTGGAGCGTTATCTGCAAGCCAGTGCATCGGCACATGCCCGTGGGCGCACTGGCGCATTGTGGGAGTCCAGAGCGGATGGGGCTGAGCCGCTGGATCTGACCGTCTACGCCCAGGTTGGCCAACCGGGTGGCCAGGAGGTGGACCATGAGTGCGCTTGAGATAGCCCGCACCCAGTATCGTGCCCTGCGCCTGAATGCGATTGGCCACAACCTAGTGGATCTGGTCGCCCGGGCCGAGGCGGGAGAACTATCCTACCTGGACTTTGCCCACCTGCTAGCCGAGCACGAACTGGCCGAGCGTGCAAGCACACGTATTGAACGGCACCGCCGTGCATCGGGACTGCCTACCGGCAAATACCTGGAGGGGTTTGATTACCGTCACCAGACGACGATCAGCAAGCGCCAAGTCAACACATTGCTGGATTTCAGCTTCATTGACAATCGAGAGAACATCATATTCATTGGCCCTCCCGGCGTTGGCAAGACCCACCTGGCCATTGGCATTGGCCACAAGGCCGTGGCCAGTGGCTACAAGGTGTTGTTTCGCACTGCCTTGGATTTGGTCGAGGACTTGGAGTTGGCCGAGATGAAGGGGGAACTGAAAAAACGCATCAATCAGTTGGCCAAATTCGACCTGCTGGTAATCGACGAGCTGGGCTACCTACCCATGACACCGCAGGCCCGTTTCAACCTGTTCCAGTTGGTCAATACCCTGTATGAGTACCGGTCGATTATCTTGACTACTAACAAGGGGTTCGCTGACTGGGGGGCGTTCTTCCATCACGATAACGTGGCCATCCCCATCATCGACCGCATCATCCATCATTCCAACGTATTCATGCTGGGAGGAGAGAGCTACCGTTTAAGACAAAAAATGCCCGAATAGGGCTTAGGGGTGGGTCAATTTTATTGGCCAAAAGTGGGTCAAAATAAATGGCCATTGACACACGTCAGATAAGGTGGGTGCTGGATGCGGATATCCGTGCATTCTTCGACATGATTGATCATGAATGGATGATGCGTTTCCTTGAGCATCGGATTGCGGACCGTCGTCTTTTGAGACTGATTCGCAAATGGCTTGTGGCAGGTGTATTTGAAGAGGGTCGCCGCATTCCATCTGAACGCGGATGCCCCCAAGGGGCTGTCATATCACCCGTATTGGCAAACATTTACCTGCACTATGTGTATGACCTCTGGGTTGCACAATGGCGCAGGCGGATTGCCAAGGGTGAAGTCATCGTTGTGCGCTACGCGGACGACAGCGTGATGGGTTTCGCTTACGAGTCAGAAGCCCGGCAGTTCCTGAAGGCACTCGCAAAACGCCTTGGTCAGTTCGGACTGGAACTGAATGTTGCCAAAACCCGATTGATACGGTTTGGGCGGTACGCCGCCGAAGACTGTCTCAAGCACGGTGAAGGCAAACCCAAGACGTTTGACTTTCTTGGTTTTACTCACATCTGTGGTAAGAACAAGAAGGGCTTCTTCGAGGTCAAACGCCTCACTGTCAAGAAGCGAATGCGTGCCACGCTGAAAGCAGTAGGCCAGACATTGCTGCGCCGTCGCCATGAGCCCGTCCCCGTGATGGGTAAATGGCTTGGGCAAGTGGTGCGCGGCTACTTTGCTTACTTCAATGTGCCCGGTAATGAAAAGCGACTGGATCAGTTCTACCAAGAAGTTTGTCGTCACTGGCTACATGCGCTCAGGCGCCGAAGTCAGCGGCATCGAATGACGTGGGAGAGGCTGAAAACGATCGCTCGCCGTTACCTGCTGTACCCGCGGCAAGTTCCGAAGCATCCCTATCCCTCGGTTCGTTTTGACGTCACAACCCAAGGCAGGAGCCGTATGCGGTAATTCTGCACGTACGGATCTGTGCGGGGGGCATCGGGTAACCGGTGTCCCTACCGCGACCAGATCAGTCGACCCATCGGCGTTTTGAACAGGTTTGTCACGTGAACCTAGCGATGGGAAGCGACGCGCGTCTGTTGCCAGACCCGATGCGTTCTCAGCCTCGTAGAGTGTCACCGACCAGAACATCTTGGCTGGGACATTAGGCGGCAAGGTGAGTTTATAGGAAGTGCTACCAAGTAGCGACGCCCCGTCTCCATCCTCAAAAGTAATCTGGTAGGCAGCCCCTTTCCCTGGTATTTGCGACAACATTCCGGGGCTAAAGGAGTAATAGTTCGTGAAGTACCAGGCGCGCGCCTCTATGGCCGTGAAACCATGTGTCTTACTGCGAAAGCTGAAATCAAGCGGCGACTTGGTGTCAGCGAATATGATGTTGTTGAATGGGTTGATCCACTGACGATCAGGCCAAACGGCAAGATGGCGATCAGAGCCGATGCCGCGGATATCCAGACCTATAACCCGGCTTGTCTTGTAGCCAGTTTTCGCAGCCGCATCAAGCATGGCGCGCTTTTCCGCATCCGGCTTGAAAGAGACCCCGGCAATCAGCCCGACGTTGGCAAGAATACCCAGACCGTCTGGACCAGCCAGATGCTCGCCTTCCTTATCGACTAGCCATTTTAGCTGTTCAAAGGCCTCTACACTTGAACGCGGCAGCATGTTCACGGGAACACCGGAAGCATCCGGGAACGTCATTGGCTTGCGCTCGGCCTCTGCCAGATTCAGCGGGTAGATCTTGGTCTTTTCGAGATGCTCGACAGCTGGCTTAAGGTTATTCGGGTCTTCATAGAATCCGCGCAGGAAAACAAAAATGTTGTAGGTGCTGGAACGATAGACGTAGTACCCATCGGGTATATCACCCTTGTAATCGGGAGGCAGCACCAGGAACTTACCGCCTTTGCCCTGATCGGGGCCTGGTAAGCCGATGTCGCCAAGGTACTTGCCACCGTCAACGGGTATAGGGCGCTGCCAGAAATCAAGCAAAATACCCTGAAGGTTAGGTGGCGCATCCAGAACGATGGGACCGGTTTCACTCATGTCGACATAGCTCATGGCGTAAAGCACATCGGAGTTCGGCGTCGTCACCAATGTCTTGGGGTCTAGTCGCTGCTTCCAGATTGGAAGTACGCTATAGCCAGCGCCAAATGTTGCTTCTGAACCATACTTCATGCCTAGCGTGTTAATCAGCGGCAGCGCCCAAATATAGGCCTGTGTCGCCTGCTGAAACGCGAGCGTATCCATTAGAGTCTTTGCCGTTTCAGCTGTGGGACGATTGTGCTCGAAGGGAAGATTTGCAAGCGCATTATAGTGCGCTTGATTGGCATTCGCTGTGCTGATGGATCCGAGCGAGACGGCTAGCGCACTCAAAGATGATAGTAGGAGTTTTCGAGAGCTCATATAAGTGCCTTTCTTGACGGCTGTATTAAGTATTGTTGTGATTTGAAATCGGTAGGGGCGCAGCCACAGTGGGTGCGCCCTCTTAGCTGCTTTACTTGACTAATTCAAAATCAGCGAGCTTGAACGACTTGTCGAAGAAAGGCTGCTCCGGTGCATAAAGACGGAAATAGACAAACCAGCCGTCGCCAGCAACCGTTTTTAGGTGGTTCGCTTCCTGACCCGCTTGAGCTTCGGGGCCGATGAAAATGTCAATACTACCGTCCTGGTTACGTTTCAGATCTTTCATACGACTGTCGATGCTTGCGTCACGAGGCTGCTGCGTGCCACCGTTGTCATAGGTGGTGCGGGTGTTCTCGCTATAAAGCGTCAGTGACCAGAACTGGCCCACAGGCACTTTGGCCGGAACGTGTAACTTATAGGTCCGGTCGGCGCGCAACATATTACCGTCGCTATCACGCTTGGTGGTCATATAGACCTGACCTTCGCCCGGTTGTGGGTTGACCATGCCTTTACTGGTCGCTACAGCCTCATAGAACCACGTGATACGCTCGTCAATCTGCTGGATATTGGCGGTTTCTTGAGAAATCACAAAGTCGACGCTGTCATACCAGGAAGTACCTGGCCAGTAAGGCTCTGTATAGCGGGGATTGATCTGAAGGTTACGCGCCATCAGCTCACCTGTTAATGGCCAAATAAAATGACCCACTAATGGCCAATAATTTTGACCCACCTCCCGGGTGGCCATGAGGCCACAAACCGTATAGCGTTCCGACCCCGCAATGGCAGGTAGGAAGGAGCGCACAGATGAAGGAGTGGGTTGTGATTCACAAGATAAAAGGGATGTACGATCAGGGTCACGGGATGTCGATACGGGCCATCAGCGCCGAGCTGGGGATCTCGCGCAACACGGTGCGTAAGTACCTGCAGATGGACGAGACGCAGATCAGTGACAAGCAAGCCTATCAGTCACGCAGCAAATCGCTCGATACCTACCGGGATTACCTGGCCATTGAACTGAAGCGTTATCCGAAGCTCACGGCAGTGAAGCTTGCCCGACGCCTGCGCGCGAAGGTTGGCGATTTGGCTGTATCAGATCGCAGCATCCGGCGTTATGTACAGGACCTGAAGCAACAGGTCGCCTGCGGGCAACTGCGCTATTACGAGCCGGTTTTACAGACGGTGCCTGGCGTGCAGTGCCAGGTGGACCCGGGTGAACTGCGCGAGGTGCTGATTGGCGGCCAGGCACGCACGGTGCACTTTGTAGTGTTTGTCCTGTCGTATTCACGGCTGCTGTATGTGGGGCTGGCGTTCAAGGCGCTCGATACAGCAGCCTTCATCGAACTGCATGACCAAGCGATGCGCTACTTTGGCGGGGTACCAGAGGAGTGCATCTATGATCAGACCAAGCTGGTGGTTATCGACGAGCGCTACCGCGAACTGACTGTCAACGCGCGTTTCTATGAATACGCCACCCATGCCCGGTTTCGTATCCATGCCTGCGAGGGCTATGACCCCGAGAGCAAGGGCAAGGTCGAGGCAGGCGTCAAGTACGTCAAGACGGACTGCCTATATGGCGAGGAGTTTGCCAGCGAGCAGGCGCTGCGCGAACACCTCGCCCAATGGTTGGAGGACGTAGCCAATGCCCGGCTGCATGGCACCACAGGACAGATTCCGCGTGAACTTTTTGAGAAGGAAGAGCGCAAGCATTTGCGCCCTTACAACCCATCATTTGACTTGACCACCCAGTCGGCTGTCTGGCAGCGCCGCCGGGCAGACAAGACGGGGCTGATCTCGTGGCAGTCCAACAAATATTCTGTCCCGCTGGCCTGGCAGCGGGCCTATGTGGGCGTGGTCGAGCAAGATGGTGGCCTAGTTATTACAGACCTGGAATCTGGTTCTGTGATCGCCACCCATACCCTATGCGTCGGGCGCGGACAAATCGCCAAGAACAATCACCATTACCGCGACCATGCACAACGCATCACTGACTTGGAGCAGGAGATTGCCACCCTGATTCCATCGCCGGATGCTCAGGCCCTGTGCGCGACCCTGAAGCATACATCGCCACGGATCTATAAAGACCAGTTGGTGGCTGTCTGCAAGATGCTTCGCGTATACGCGAAGACAGACGCCGGGCTGATTGCCGCACTAGCTCGTCGGCCAAGTATGACGGCCACACAGCTGGAGCGTTATCTGCAAGCCAGTGCATCGGCACATGCCCGTGGGCGCACTGGCGCATTGTGGGAGTCCAGAGCGGATGGGGCTGAGCCGCTGGATCTGACCGTCTACGCCCAGGTTGGCCAACCGGGTGGCCAGGAGGTGGACCATGAGTGCGCTTGAGATAGCCCGCACCCAGTATCGTGCCCTGCGCCTGAATGCGATTGGCCACAACCTAGTGGATCTGGTCGCCCGGGCCGAGGCGGGAGAACTATCCTACCTGGACTTTGCCCACCTGCTAGCCGAGCACGAACTGGCCGAGCGTGCAAGCACACGTATTGAACGGCACCGCCGTGCATCGGGACTGCCTACCGGCAAATACCTGGAGGGGTTTGATTACCGTCACCAGACGACGATCAGCAAGCGCCAAGTCAACACATTGCTGGATTTCAGCTTCATTGACAATCGAGAGAACATCATATTCATTGGCCCTCCCGGCGTTGGCAAGACCCACCTGGCCATTGGCATTGGCCACAAGGCCGTGGCCAGTGGCTACAAGGTGTTGTTTCGCACTGCCTTGGATTTGGTCGAGGACTTGGAGTTGGCCGAGATGAAGGGGGAACTGAAAAAACGCATCAATCAGTTGGCCAAATTCGACCTGCTGGTAATCGACGAGCTGGGCTACCTACCCATGACACCGCAGGCCCGTTTCAACCTGTTCCAGTTGGTCAATACCCTGTATGAGTACCGGTCGATTATCTTGACTACTAACAAGGGGTTCGCTGACTGGGGGGCGTTCTTCCATCACGATAACGTGGCCATCCCCATCATCGACCGCATCATCCATCATTCCAACGTATTCATGCTGGGAGGAGAGAGCTACCGTTTAAGACAAAAAATGCCCGAATAGGGCTTAGGGGTGGGTCAATTTTATTGGCCAAAAGTGGGTCAAAATAAATGGCCATTGACACACCCATCTTCATGCCGTTAAGAAGTATCTTTTTTAGGCGGTCATCGGGTTGGAATGATTTGCCTTTCACAATACCAAGTGGGGCAACCATAGCCATCCAGCCTTTGTCGATCTCGCGGACCGGTTCATCTTGGATGATGTCCGAAAGTGTTTGCCAGTATTCGATATCACGTGGTGGCGTTGCCAGCCACTTTACGTCTTTATTCTTAATGAAGTGACTAGGCTTAAGTTCCTTACCGACACTACCCATGCGGTATTCAGAAGTAAATTTTCCGTAATAATCTGCATCCTGGCTAAGTAGGCGTAGTGCAACAAGAATGTTGTTGGTCGCACTTTGCACAACGTAAACGCCATCTTTTTTGTATTTGGATGGGTCATCTTCCGGGCCGACCACGATATAGGTAGCGCCTTTGCCCTTGTCTGGGCCCGTAAGACCAAGATCAACGACCGGGCGCTGCCAAAAATCAAGCACGCCACCAGCGGTTTCACCTGCTGGATAATCAATTTGTATCGGGCCGCTCTTCAGAGTACTGAAGTTGAAAATATAGGGCGTGGTCAGATTGGGCGTAAGTATGCCGCTTTTCTGCTTTACCGTATCCAACACGACGAAGTCGGTGGGGTTTTTAACACCAAATGCCTTGTTTTGCCTGTCGCGCCAGATGGCTGAACTTACCAGCGGCATGCTCCAGATATAAGCCTGCGCAGCGCGCTGGTAGTCCATTTCGTCAAACAGGCGTTTTGAAGCGTCATTGTCAAAATAGGTATCAATCAGATTTATTATTCCGATTGGTGTTTGTATTTTTTCGGTGCCATACAACTTCGAATCTGCCATGGCAATGGGTTCTGCAAAAACCGTCGATGTAAGTAGAGCAGCTAAGGCTAATATATATGTACCTCGAAGTGCTAGTGTGAGCTTCATACCTTCCCCAGTTAAGTTTTTGTTACATTGGACTTAACCATAGTATCTTGCTCCTAGCTTGCCAGGCTATGCACTTTCTGCCATTTGTATATTTCAAAGCATTGAAAACTAGTCGATTGATCGTAGTTTCTTTCGCGTTTCAGATGGTAGTTCACCGAAGAGATCTCGATACCACCCCGAAGAGCGGCCTAACTCGCTAAGCCCCCAGCGGTTCGTTATGCTGGCTAGTGTTGACGTGAGCTCTGCATTAGAGATCAACTCATGACGGATCCGATGAAGGCGTAATTTCTGGACATACGCATAAGGGGTTTCACCAAGTAGGAGTATGAACGCACGATGTAGTGTGCGTGTCGAGGTTGCTGCGGCATGCGCAATCATTTCTACCGTCAATGCGCTGTCAAGGTTTTCATGAATAAAGGCGCGGGCTTTTTGGAAAACTCTGGTGTGGCCCTGCGGGTTTCTAATGCCAGCGATCGTGCGAGGCGGTCGACCAAGATGAGTAACAAGCGTGGTGGTGAGGTATTTTATCGGGTCAATTCTCTTTTGAATATCTGAGTCTGCCGAGGTATGGACATCTTGAAAGAGACGCCGAAGTTTTAATAGCTTCTTTTCTGGAAGTTGGCGTCCGAAAAAACCGGTGCCGCCTAGGCTACGCGCGGTTAAGACTATGTCGTGTTCGGCTGCGATTTCCTCCAGTCGATCCTCACTTAATGTGATCACGGCATATAGCGAGTTTGGCATGTAAAGTGAATCATGTTCGTCGTTGGGCATAAACACGCCTATATCGCCAGAAGCTGCCTCATGGAGCCAGTGCCGTGTTCCAGAGGGCATAGTGATGCCGACGCCCAAGGTTATTTGATCTTCTGACAGTGGGCCGCTTAGCGCAACTTTTGCCC
The nucleotide sequence above comes from Castellaniella sp.. Encoded proteins:
- a CDS encoding helix-turn-helix domain-containing protein is translated as MTTHALERSSENQWSHISLSNLESLSDAVYGAGLDIVQMSRAPISGSLGFMAHDDVRCSTGLIGAKVALSGPLSEDQITLGVGITMPSGTRHWLHEAASGDIGVFMPNDEHDSLYMPNSLYAVITLSEDRLEEIAAEHDIVLTARSLGGTGFFGRQLPEKKLLKLRRLFQDVHTSADSDIQKRIDPIKYLTTTLVTHLGRPPRTIAGIRNPQGHTRVFQKARAFIHENLDSALTVEMIAHAAATSTRTLHRAFILLLGETPYAYVQKLRLHRIRHELISNAELTSTLASITNRWGLSELGRSSGWYRDLFGELPSETRKKLRSID
- a CDS encoding DUF1254 domain-containing protein — translated: MKLTLALRGTYILALAALLTSTVFAEPIAMADSKLYGTEKIQTPIGIINLIDTYFDNDASKRLFDEMDYQRAAQAYIWSMPLVSSAIWRDRQNKAFGVKNPTDFVVLDTVKQKSGILTPNLTTPYIFNFSTLKSGPIQIDYPAGETAGGVLDFWQRPVVDLGLTGPDKGKGATYIVVGPEDDPSKYKKDGVYVVQSATNNILVALRLLSQDADYYGKFTSEYRMGSVGKELKPSHFIKNKDVKWLATPPRDIEYWQTLSDIIQDEPVREIDKGWMAMVAPLGIVKGKSFQPDDRLKKILLNGMKMGVSMAIYFDPLLANKIDPPLSPIRAFFVLNGSSLLPA
- a CDS encoding DUF1254 domain-containing protein — protein: MSSRKLLLSSLSALAVSLGSISTANANQAHYNALANLPFEHNRPTAETAKTLMDTLAFQQATQAYIWALPLINTLGMKYGSEATFGAGYSVLPIWKQRLDPKTLVTTPNSDVLYAMSYVDMSETGPIVLDAPPNLQGILLDFWQRPIPVDGGKYLGDIGLPGPDQGKGGKFLVLPPDYKGDIPDGYYVYRSSTYNIFVFLRGFYEDPNNLKPAVEHLEKTKIYPLNLAEAERKPMTFPDASGVPVNMLPRSSVEAFEQLKWLVDKEGEHLAGPDGLGILANVGLIAGVSFKPDAEKRAMLDAAAKTGYKTSRVIGLDIRGIGSDRHLAVWPDRQWINPFNNIIFADTKSPLDFSFRSKTHGFTAIEARAWYFTNYYSFSPGMLSQIPGKGAAYQITFEDGDGASLLGSTSYKLTLPPNVPAKMFWSVTLYEAENASGLATDARRFPSLGSRDKPVQNADGSTDLVAVGTPVTRCPPHRSVRAELPHTAPALGCDVKTNRGIGMLRNLPRVQQVTASDRFQPLPRHSMPLTSAPERM
- the istA gene encoding IS21 family transposase, which codes for MIHKIKGMYDQGHGMSIRAISAELGISRNTVRKYLQMDETQISDKQAYQSRSKSLDTYRDYLAIELKRYPKLTAVKLARRLRAKVGDLAVSDRSIRRYVQDLKQQVACGQLRYYEPVLQTVPGVQCQVDPGELREVLIGGQARTVHFVVFVLSYSRLLYVGLAFKALDTAAFIELHDQAMRYFGGVPEECIYDQTKLVVIDERYRELTVNARFYEYATHARFRIHACEGYDPESKGKVEAGVKYVKTDCLYGEEFASEQALREHLAQWLEDVANARLHGTTGQIPRELFEKEERKHLRPYNPSFDLTTQSAVWQRRRADKTGLISWQSNKYSVPLAWQRAYVGVVEQDGGLVITDLESGSVIATHTLCVGRGQIAKNNHHYRDHAQRITDLEQEIATLIPSPDAQALCATLKHTSPRIYKDQLVAVCKMLRVYAKTDAGLIAALARRPSMTATQLERYLQASASAHARGRTGALWESRADGAEPLDLTVYAQVGQPGGQEVDHECA
- a CDS encoding DUF1214 domain-containing protein, encoding MATREVGQNYWPLVGHFIWPLTGELMARNLQINPRYTEPYWPGTSWYDSVDFVISQETANIQQIDERITWFYEAVATSKGMVNPQPGEGQVYMTTKRDSDGNMLRADRTYKLHVPAKVPVGQFWSLTLYSENTRTTYDNGGTQQPRDASIDSRMKDLKRNQDGSIDIFIGPEAQAGQEANHLKTVAGDGWFVYFRLYAPEQPFFDKSFKLADFELVK
- the istB gene encoding IS21-like element helper ATPase IstB, translating into MSALEIARTQYRALRLNAIGHNLVDLVARAEAGELSYLDFAHLLAEHELAERASTRIERHRRASGLPTGKYLEGFDYRHQTTISKRQVNTLLDFSFIDNRENIIFIGPPGVGKTHLAIGIGHKAVASGYKVLFRTALDLVEDLELAEMKGELKKRINQLAKFDLLVIDELGYLPMTPQARFNLFQLVNTLYEYRSIILTTNKGFADWGAFFHHDNVAIPIIDRIIHHSNVFMLGGESYRLRQKMPE